In Brienomyrus brachyistius isolate T26 chromosome 3, BBRACH_0.4, whole genome shotgun sequence, the following proteins share a genomic window:
- the LOC125738221 gene encoding beta-2-microglobulin-like translates to MNIYLVAVVLALALCSVNAKVSPPKVQVYSRNPGEYGKGNTLICHVSGFHPPDIAIELLKDNKEIPNAKQTDLAFEQGWQFHLTKTVEFTPVKGENYVCRVRHLSDTKTFTWEPDM, encoded by the exons ATGAATATTTATCTGGTAGCTGTTGTTCTGGCGCTAGCTTTGTGCAGTGTCAACGCTAAAGTAT CCCCTCCCAAGGTGCAGGTGTACAGCCGTAACCCTGGGGAATATGGCAAGGGTAACACTCTCATCTGCCACGTGAGCGGATTCCACCCCCCCGACATCGCCATCGAGCTGCTGAAGGACAATAAGGAGATCCCCAACGCCAAACAGACCGACCTGGCTTTCGAGCAGGGCTGGCAGTTCCATCTCACCAAGACGGTGGAATTCACACCAGTCAAGGGCGAGAACTACGTGTGCAGAGTCAGACACCTGTCCGACACCAAAACCTTCACCTGGG AACCTGATATGTAA
- the LOC125738222 gene encoding beta-2-microglobulin-like, translated as MTRILIALVIGVVLFFVDAKESPPKVQVYSRNPGEYGKGNTLICHVSGFHPPDIAIELLKDNKEIPNAKQTDLAFEQGWQFHLTKTVEFTPVKGENYVCRVRHLSDTKSYTWEPDM; from the exons ATGACGCGAATTCTCATCGCTCTTGTGATCGGCGTGGTGCTGTTCTTCGTGGATGCAAAAGAAT CCCCTCCCAAGGTGCAGGTGTACAGCCGTAACCCTGGGGAATATGGCAAGGGTAACACTCTCATCTGCCACGTGAGCGGATTCCACCCCCCCGACATCGCCATCGAGCTGCTGAAGGACAATAAGGAGATCCCCAACGCCAAACAGACCGACCTGGCTTTCGAGCAGGGCTGGCAGTTCCATCTCACCAAGACGGTGGAATTCACACCAGTCAAGGGCGAGAACTACGTGTGCAGAGTCAGACACCTGTCCGACACCAAAAGCTACACCTGGG aaCCTGATATGTAG